TTCCTGTTATCCTCGGGGCAcccctgctgctgcttcctgggaGTGTTAGGGGATTGCTGGTGACTGGAGAGGCTGGGGATCCCCAGGGCCTGAGGAACATGGGAAAACTTTGAAAACCTGGTTGCATTGGAAGGCCTGGGGACATTTGGAGACCTTGACGTGTTGGGGGAGGGTGCTATGGGTACTTGGAGATCTGGGGGCACTGGCAGACCATCGGTCATTTGGAAACCTGAGTTGGAAAACACTGATCATTCATAGGCTCTTGTAGTCAGTTCTTCAGCCTTGAATAACTTCTAATACAGGTGACTGTGCTCCACCCTGGGAacagaaatttatataaaatataatttattagcatggtggtggtggtgcatgcctttaattccagctctcagaagcagaggcaagtggatctctgtgagtttgaggccagcctggtctacagagtgagttccaggacatccaagactacacagagaaactctgtctcgaataaacaaaagagaacaacaacaataattgtgtgtgtatgtgtgtgtgtgtgtgtgtgtgtgtgtgtgtgtgtgtgtgtgtgtgtgtgtgtgtgtttgtgtctatagCAGGTGGCACTATCAGAAGGTTCTAGAAACCAGAAAGTGGGGTCTGGTTTGGAGAAAGTCGTCATTTCCTTCATATGCCTTTGCAGATTATACCTGTACTCCGGTCTCCATCTATGATTTCTAGCTTCTATGAATTGGATCCTCTGTACACTCCTGTTGACATCATGTTCTGCACAAGCCCCTGAGGCTAAGGCGGAGTAATTAATTTTGGATTGAACCTTCTGAACCACGTGCCAAAGTCTTCCTGCTGTAGACTTGTTACTGCTGGGCACTTGGTTACAGCGGTGATGTCTTGTTTTTACTATCTTGCAGCCTTGCCAGCTGTGCATGGAGAAGAAGAAACCACCCCAAAGCAGACTGTCTCTGATGAAGAAACATCCCATGGAGTGAAGATGGGGGGCTTGGCAAGAGAGGATCCTTGGCTCTCTTCTTGTGAAGAAGTTCCTGCTCCTAAGGAACAGTTGAAGAAACAACAGGAAAAGCAAGAGGAAGAGGCCTTTACCCAGGGGAGAGCTGACACTCCTGGCATGGTCTACAGGCCTGACGATCTTGACAGGAGTTGCCTGAGTTCTAGCCGGCTTTCATCCCCCATGATACCTCACAGAAACCATTTTCATAAACAGGCATCACATGTTAAAAAGTTACATGGCGATGCTGTTGCAAACAATCATCAGAAGATGAGTGATACTATAGATCTCTCCAAAGATGACAAATGCGGAAATGTCCCTCAGAGCATTCATCTCACTCAGTTTACAAGGACCCCAAAAGGAGATAAATCCTATGAATTGAATGGCCGTGTTCAATCTTTTGGCCGTGGTACACCCCTCAATGTACATGATAAAGTTCGTATAGAAGGTAAAACCTTTGGCTTTAAAGGGCACGGGCAAGTTTTGAACCATAACATATCCCTAAGTGAACAACCGAGGATTCTTGTTAAAGAGGGCCAGTATAAATGTAGTAAAACTGCCCCAGGTCCATCTCTTCCTCAGAACATGAGAAACTATTCTGAAGAGAAACGTTTTGAATGTAAGTATTGTGGCAAGTCCTTCAGTTGGAGTTCACATCTCATTGCACACCAAAGAACTCATACAGGGGAGAAGCCTTACAAATGCAACCTGTGTGGAAAGTTCTTTACCCGGAGTTCACATGTCGTTTCTCATCAGAGAATTCATACCGGAGAGAAACCATACAGATGCAATCTGTGTGGGAAATCCTTTACCCAGAGGTATGTTCTTGTGGTGCATCAAAGAACTCATACCGGCGAGCGGCCTTATGAATGCAACCAGTGTGGGAAGTCATTCAGGCAAAGCTACAAACTTATTGCACATCAAAGGACTCATACCGGAGAGAAGCCATACGAATGCACTCAGTGTGGGAAGTCATTCATCCAGAGTTATAAACTTATCGCACATCAGAAAATTCActctggagagaaaccatatgaaTGCAGTCACTGTGGGAAGTCCTTTAGTCAGAGCTATAAGCTTGTTGCACATCAGCGGACTCACACGGGAGAGAAACCTTTTGAGTGTAATTACTGTGGGAAGTCCTTCAGCTGGAGCTCTCAGCTGGTGTCCCATCAGaggacacacacaggagagaaaccgTATGAGTGCGGCGAGTGTGGGAAGTCGTTCAATCGCAGTTCCCATCTTGTCATGCATCAAAGAACGCACACCGGAGAGAAGCCGTATCAGTGTAAGCAGTGTGGGAAGTCCTTCAGTCAGAGCTACGTTCTGGTCGTCCATCAGAGgacacacactggagagaagccctacgAGTGCAGCCAGTGTGGGAAGACCTTCAGGCAGAGCTCCTGCTTCACGCAGCATCAGAgaactcacactggagagaagccctatgagtGCAACCAGTGTGGGAAGACGTTCAGCCTCAGTGCCCGGCTCATTGTCCACCAGCGAACTCATACTGGggagaaaccttacaaatgcaGCCAGTGTGGGAAAGCGTTTATTAGCAGTTCTAAGCGCAGTAGGCATCAGGCTACACACAGTGAGGAGTCCTGTAAGTCCTGACTAGTTCAGAGTCTGAGCTCAAGTTCACTCCTGTCAGTCCAGCCTCTGTTACACCGGGGGGAAGGATGCACACAGACCCTTTCAGTACCCCTGTGCTGCTGGCAGAGAGGAGTAGGCTTTTAGTTTGACAGGTGAGGATACGTGGCCCccggagaagaaaagctgtgaggCGCCCGCAGAGGAGCTCTCTTGCGTGGCTCTGTGCAGGCGTCATCCGTCAGCTCGTCTCAGAAGCCTGCCTGCTGACTGGTAGAAGCGGCTCCCCAAAGCACTTGAGAAGGCAGAAGCTAGCCCCAGAGGAGTTGGAATTAGAGTAAATGAGCTTAGTTCAGATGCCCTCTTGTTTGAGAGTTCTGGGTTGGGCCTCGAGACGTGGCTTCTCTGTTGTAAAGCTGGCACTCTGTGAGTGTAGCTCAGAAGGTGTGCTAGAACACCCAGACTTCAGAAGCTGTGCGCCGCAGGCCATCAGGAAGCACTCCCAACTTCCTGTGTCTTCCCCTTCGTGCTGCTGGCTCACTGAGCCATGTTCTCGCACCTCATCTCCCCACCCAGAATCCCCATGCCTGTTCACTGCAGGCAGACGAGCTTTTCAATCCATCACTCACACAGGCTTGAGCAGTCAGGCTCCAGTCATAGCCCAAGGGTAAACTCACTCTGGCATACCCTCCCGTCATGTTTCAGGAGCTGCTTTTCCATCTCAACGAAGCTTTCTTTGCTCTTCTGCAAACCTCACTAGTTACTCCTTTCAATCCAGAGATAACAGGAGCCACTGTCTCAGAGTGACAGGTGGCCATTGAGTTTCCAGGGCCCTAGTCCTCTGAGCTAAGCTCATCTGAGCCAAGAAATAGGCTCCATCGCGCTCAAAGCCCCCACACCATTGCTATGTATGCTGACCTCGAGCTGCAGATTTTTGGAAATTCACACCCAAAACCCATCACTAGTGAGGCTGAATCAAGATGATTGTAAGTTCAATGTAGCCTGCGTTACATAGCAagattgtctcaaagaaaaagaaaaaacaaacgatctttgtgtgtgtgtgctcctgcaaACAATAAATGTTGCTGCTTTTCCATGAAGAAAGCACTCAGATCTGAATTTCAGATAAACTAAATCTAAAACCAAAGGCCTTTCCCAAAAAGTCTAAGTGAAATGCTGACTGTAGTGAATGTGTGGTGATGACTCATAGGGTTATTGTTTTTATAATGTAATATTGGGAAACAATATTTGACCATGTCAATCTGCATAATTTCCCTGATGGTTATTTTGTAATTTGATTATACACTTCTGTAACCAGTGAAGATTTTCTACTGTGAAGGCAAAACTGATATGAAATGAAATACTTGCCAAGAGTATAGAGAATCTCTGGAAGAGCCTTGGTAAATGTTTGTGTAGCTTGAAGTTGGAAAGGGATCATGGTTCTATTTATTTGATACTGTTGTTCATGTTGTCATCTTTTGGAGATGCATGTTGTACTATAACCAATGGTACAGGAATAAAAATTGATGAGAAGCAACAAAGAAACAGATCTCCCTCTTGTTTGAGCTTTTAAAGAATGGCTAACTATGCACTGTGGGGCTTGCAGATTTCCGTTCATCTCAGCCTGCACCAGTCACCCTCTTTGGGATGCTCAAAGTGAAAGTGTTTCATTGGCAAGGATGACTTCCACTATCAAGCGCCCTGTTTGAGAGGAAGTGGGCTCATCCACTTCCATTTCTGAGCAGTGTTAAGGAGCACTCTGGCAGTGTTACTCTCCCCTGGAATCCTGTGGTGGAGTTTGCAGAGTGAGGgaatgaggctggggagatgagccACTGTTCTTGctggattcagttctcagcacccacgttgtaacctcacaaccatccataactgcagttccagagatGCAgcgcccttttctgacctccctggGTACTAGGcccacatgtggtgcacagacgcACATGtgagcaaagcactcatacacgtgaataaacattttaaaacccaGGAATGCatttttcaggcaagctttgtagttcctgtttgagGTGGTTCTCCCCCCATCCCGTTTGTTTATTGTGGAGGGATACATGACATGCACATGGAGTTACACAgcaacttaattttttattttttgttttcaagacaggttttctctgtttagcccaggctatcctggaaaactagcccaggctggcctcgaactcacagagatccgcctacctctgcctccggagtgctgggatcaaaggcgtgcgccaccacctctcaGCACAACTCATCAACCTCAGGTCATTGGacttggtggtaagtgcctttacccaaatgagccatcttactgtcccttgattttttttttttctgtgtgtctgttctgATCTTTATCCCTAAATGATGAATTTTATCCCTGTAAATTACTGTGTGTCTGAAGCCTTGATCTCAGAAaagtattattattactattattgagAAAAAGTTTTTcttatagccctagctgtcctggaactcactctgtagaccaagctgtcctcaaactcagagatccacctgcctctgccttctaagtgctgggattaaaggcgtgcacctccgCTGCCCAGCTCAGAAAAGTAGTTCCTAAAACGAGGTGGAGAATTGAGCTGAAGGCCCAGAGTAGAGTTCCTTTGGAACAAATAATTTTGAAACTTTGAAATCATCAGTGTTCTGATCTGTAGCCTGTCTGgctttctattaatttatatgagCATAGTTCTTGCAAGACCTAGCATGCCTAGTGAAAACATGCACTGTTATTTAGATGTGTGAATTCCctgaaataggaaaaagaaacccaaagTTCTGGCTGCTAAAGGTTACTGTGAGTACAATTTCCTCCCCAGGGGACGACTCCCCAGGGGatgagtagtggttctcaacctgtggggctcGACCCCTTAGAGGTCACCTAAGGTCATGGGGAAAAAAGAtgtttgcattacaattcataacagcaaaattacagttatgaagtagcaatgaaaacagttttatAGTTGGAGgtaaccacaacatgaggagcaaTATTAAAGGGGTGAAGCatgaaggctgagaaccactggtctagagagtCCTCTGACAGAATGATCTAAGCTTGCCTTGTCTGTAAGTCGTTTCGGGGgaactgacaccctcttttggcttccttgggcactacACTCACTCACAtggtgagtacacacacacacacacacacacacacacacacacacacacacacacctgtgcatgtaCTTAAAATTATTGATTCATTTCTTTTGTATAACTTGGTTTTCTTATCTGAgagacccccaccccagttccccctaaggcccagagagctgaggaaagggacatTTTTAAATAGCCAGAACCGAGTCAGTTCCCCATTCCCAGACAGggtgaagtcagaagttttaaaagtacaaaatcagactGTCTGGTTACTAACCACGAGACGACCCCCTCACCCGAGATAAGATGACCAAATTTTGGAGATgggctgtaaaactcctgacagagcaaaaaataagataaagtccaagctcaggaaaactggaccaatcaagggtggacccatactaaccccctcctctctgaaggattttgtggtttttgccttcaaaagctaACCTCCCCAAggaagaggaactctcctccctgcctcgctgGGCACTGCAGACGAGGGTTCCTTGCTAGCTCATATTGCACTgagaagtaaaccttgctattgcattctggatatctttggtctctggtggtctctttgggggtcctaatcTGGGCAGAACATTCTCCTCTCTGTATTCCAAGTCCCTCCATGCTCTTTCTATAGGAGAACCTCTTAGACTGGGTGGGTGGCAGCTCTGTTGGGTTTGCTTTGCTTGAGTTTACTTGAGTGTCACGTTTTGGAAAGTTTTCCTTTTCCAAGATTACAAAGAGGGTGAAGGTTGGAGAGCTGAAGGTGAGAAGCGGTCGGTAGAATTGTTTCAGACTAAGAATCCCCAAACTCAGGTGACCATGCAAATGATCTCGAAGGGAAGGAAGCCCAGTGGCTGGAAAGACTTTCCTGTAGCCCAGAAGTCCCACACAGTCCCTGACGCTCTCTAGAAAGGCATTGTTTAACACACAGCCCCCCACAGAAAGGTGGGTAAGCTTCGTGGTTAGAAAATTTTTGTCTTCAGGGACGCTAAAGACGTTGTTCCGGACCTCGACATTGTGATATTTAGCTTACTTTCTTGATGGCTGTACTTCTGCTCCAGAGAAGTGACGAGAGCACTCTGAGAATTCTGGGATATGTAGTCCACAACACTCCCAACCCCGGGATACTAGGATAACTCCCGCCGTAGGAGGCTTAGAGGTCCGCCCTACCGGTCGGGAATTTTGGGAAATGTAGTCCGGGGATCCCCGGTGTTCAAGGATAACTTCCTCTGCACGAGTCTCTGTGTTGTCCCTGCTCCCCtcgggaattctgggaagtgtaGTCCAGGCGGCCTGTGCGGGAGTCACTTCTGCCTCAGGTGTGCGAGGCCCCGGCCCGTGTTCCTCTCAGAAAGGTGAGCCCTCCCTCCGCTGTCCCCTCCCGCGTCTGCCCGAGACTTTTCAGGTTGCCCTGGGGGATGGCCACCAGGCGTGCATCCTGGGGAAGGAAAGCGGCCTCAGAAGGGCGGGACGCAGAGTTTGCTTTGAACGCGGCTGCCCGAGGGTGCCGCGCTTGCGCACACCGACTCAGGCCAGGCCAGGGGCTGTCACTCACCTGGATGGAGGGTCTCCTGGGCGTGGGCGCCCCCGCCGTCTCCCTAGCCGCTGTCAGCGATGCCATCCCCCAGCCGTGGCGTTCACGATCTCCATCCCTGCCTCCGTTTCTTCCTCAACACTTTGGTACCCATCCAAGAGTGGTTTTGAGTTTCCTGCAAGGCTCAGAACAGCTGGCGCGGCAGCAGATGGGCCGTTTTGCTGTTAGTGCTTTCCAAATGTCGGAGAAGCACCCTGGTCCCTGGAAGCTCCAGCGACCCACAGATGGTCTCAGAGCCCCCGCTGTAGGGTCGCTGGCCCCAGCCTGACCCCTTTACCCAAATCCTTCATGActcagtttggttttttgttgagACGATCGCTCCCAGCTGTTGCCTAAAGTGTCCACTGTGACTTATGGGGGCCGGGGTTGATGAGGTCCGGTTTCTCTCCGCATCTTGCCTTCCTGATCCAATGTTTGAAAAAGGCCGCAGCGGGAAGGGGCAGCCGAGAACGTGGTGTAGTAGTAGCTTGAATGAGAAATGACCCCATGGCCTCTGGCCTCTTGGATATTTGGTCCACAGTTGGGGGTGGTGTGTGCTGtttgcagccttgctggaggacatAGGTCACGGGGACGGTTGTGGGTGGGGAGGGTCTGGCTCTGAGGACGTAAGGTCTTATCTTGCTGCGGTTTGGTTTGCTGTCTCTGCTGTGTGCTCTGGGTTCAAGCCGGgagctctcagctccctgctcctgTTGCTCCCCCTACCATTATGGAGCCCTCTGGAACCGAAAGCCAAAATAAACGCCTTCTTCTGCAAGCTgcctttagtcatggtgttttatcacagcaacagagaagtgacTAATACACATGGGTAGAATTTAGCATCCTTCCTTCTCGGTACCCTCTCTTCTCAGGGGCGATGGTGTTTGTACTCATGGACAGATCTGGTTATGAAGCTGCCCAAGTATTTTTTGAGTAAATTCTAGAAGGGGTGAGGAAATACTTGGACATAAGCAATAAGGATGTTATATAAGCATTTAATGTTAAATATTGTAAGGGTTTtatacaaattaacaaattcAGCTTCACAGAGAATGATGGTGTGGAACCATCattctcatttattcatttttattgcatctatttaaggaaaaaataaagtctgttttttaaaacttagatAAAAATTCACTTAAtctaccaaaaaaagaaagatatagctgggcagtggtggcccatgcctttaatcccagcactcgggaggcagaagcaggcggatctctgtgagtccgaggccagcctgggctacagagggagatccaggacagccattatacagaaaaaaaaaaatattttcattacatcCTATGTACATAGATAATTTTATTTCCATACAATctacatatttttcttaatttgatgTACAGTCATTTCTACAGTCTTGTGAACTAGGcacggtgagatggctcagcaggtaaaggcaggtgccaccaagcctgatgtccgagtttgatccccgggaCCCTCATGATAAAAGAAGAGAATTGCTATAACATGCATATACCTGCccacccacaaataaataaatactaagtggaattggagctggagagatggctcagtgacaaaCAGggcttgctgttcttacagaggaccccagGTTCAGGTCCCATAACCcacaggtggttcacaactgtaacttcagtttccgGGGACTCACTGACCTCTGGGGACACTGCGTGCTGTGGGCAAATAGACAAGCAGGCGTACACGTagtagtaaataaaaataaaaatatgaagtgCAACATTGAAGTCCTCAACACTTAtagtaaaaaataatagtaatttaaaaaattacatgtgCAGGGCCCTAGGTGCAACCCCTAGTGCTGTGAGAGAGAAAAGGCATAAAATGTACCTTTCTTAGCTAGAGATTCTTCGTGTCTGTAGTGGAGCACATACAACCCCCCAAAAAGGTTCTGCATTTCACAAGCAGTTTTAAAATGGTAGTATTAAACATGCTGTGGGACCATTGAGATGGCTGGAAAAGGGCACCTGTgggaaaggcacctgctgccaaccctgccaacctgagttcaatacccaggaccctcatggtggaaggagagaaccaacccctgcaagttgccttctgacctccatacacatgctgtGGTGTGCACATGGCCACATAATAAGcaagtaaaatttaattttaacaaaCTGAAATACACACTGTGAACAGTTAGCTGTGTTTGTTGCAACTCAAGGTCAACCACTAAAGGCAAACAGAAATTCTGGTGCTAGAGCCAGAGGTAAAATGAACGAAATggtaaaaatcaatcaataacaAACAACCACAAATGTGAAAGCAGACATGGAGTCAGAGGGATAAAGACAGCGAGGACAAATCACAAGAAGAATGCAATGGTGAGCCCAGCCACATCCAGCCACATCAGTAGCCACAGGATGCCACTTACTCTGCTTTTTcatctgttgctatgataaaatactctgacgaAAAGCAGCATGgaaagggaagagtttatttcagcttacagttccagtcAGGGTCCGTCGGTGtggagaagtcagagcaggaacgtGAAGCAGCTGGCTTCACACCCAGAGTTAAGAGCAGAAGAAGTGTATGCACgcgtgcttactggcttgtttgcttgtgctcagctcagttTCTCTGCTCTTCTCCAGTTCAGAACCCCTTGCCTAGGGAATagtgcctcccacagtgggctgggtcttacCACACCAGTCAGTTAAGATATGCCcacatgtgggctggagagatggctcagaggttaagagcactggctgttcttccagaggtcctgagttcaactcccagcacccacatgggggctctcaaccatctataatggtttctgatgccctcttctggcatgcaggcatatgtgcagacagagcactcatacctaaaaaaaatacataaacaaaattaagaaaaaaataagatacacCCACATACTAAGGTAGATGATCATTTATTGAGATTATGTTTCCATGTGATTTtaggttgtgtcaaattgataatGAAAGCCAACCATCACACTAATAAATCAAATACATCGTTTACAAAGATTACAGATTGGGGgctagtcatggtggcacacgccttttatcccaggacttAGAACATAccatcagatctctgtgaattccaaaccgtgtgtgtgtgtgtgtgtgtgtgtgtgtgtgtgtgtgtgtgtgtgtgtatacataaagCAAGAGTCTAGTATAAGCTGTCTGAAAGAACTTCATTTTAGATACAAGGACAGAGTTAAGTTAAaaatttagccaggtggtggtgattaaaagcacaggcttttaatcccaacactttggagacagaagcaggaggatctcagagttcaaggccagccttgtctacagagtgagttccaggacagccagggctacacagagaaatcctgtctccaaaaaccaaaaccaaaccaaccaaacaaa
The nucleotide sequence above comes from Peromyscus maniculatus bairdii isolate BWxNUB_F1_BW_parent chromosome 1, HU_Pman_BW_mat_3.1, whole genome shotgun sequence. Encoded proteins:
- the Znf180 gene encoding zinc finger protein 180 isoform X4, with the protein product MIIEVEGEDAGSLDIVSQESTDFKIVTVDLTEEEQSTWPNAQRTPERSVILEGHGDLWALPAVHGEEETTPKQTVSDEETSHGVKMGGLAREDPWLSSCEEVPAPKEQLKKQQEKQEEEAFTQGRADTPGMVYRPDDLDRSCLSSSRLSSPMIPHRNHFHKQASHVKKLHGDAVANNHQKMSDTIDLSKDDKCGNVPQSIHLTQFTRTPKGDKSYELNGRVQSFGRGTPLNVHDKVRIEGKTFGFKGHGQVLNHNISLSEQPRILVKEGQYKCSKTAPGPSLPQNMRNYSEEKRFECKYCGKSFSWSSHLIAHQRTHTGEKPYKCNLCGKFFTRSSHVVSHQRIHTGEKPYRCNLCGKSFTQRYVLVVHQRTHTGERPYECNQCGKSFRQSYKLIAHQRTHTGEKPYECTQCGKSFIQSYKLIAHQKIHSGEKPYECSHCGKSFSQSYKLVAHQRTHTGEKPFECNYCGKSFSWSSQLVSHQRTHTGEKPYECGECGKSFNRSSHLVMHQRTHTGEKPYQCKQCGKSFSQSYVLVVHQRTHTGEKPYECSQCGKTFRQSSCFTQHQRTHTGEKPYECNQCGKTFSLSARLIVHQRTHTGEKPYKCSQCGKAFISSSKRSRHQATHSEESCKS
- the Znf180 gene encoding zinc finger protein 180 isoform X2 yields the protein MDQQDDESLESRQACVENFVLPQEMIIEVEGEDAGSLDIVSQESTDFKIVTVDLTEEEQSTWPNAQRTPERSVILEGHGDLWALPAVHGEEETTPKQTVSDEETSHGVKMGGLAREDPWLSSCEEVPAPKEQLKKQQEKQEEEAFTQGRADTPGMVYRPDDLDRSCLSSSRLSSPMIPHRNHFHKQASHVKKLHGDAVANNHQKMSDTIDLSKDDKCGNVPQSIHLTQFTRTPKGDKSYELNGRVQSFGRGTPLNVHDKVRIEGKTFGFKGHGQVLNHNISLSEQPRILVKEGQYKCSKTAPGPSLPQNMRNYSEEKRFECKYCGKSFSWSSHLIAHQRTHTGEKPYKCNLCGKFFTRSSHVVSHQRIHTGEKPYRCNLCGKSFTQRYVLVVHQRTHTGERPYECNQCGKSFRQSYKLIAHQRTHTGEKPYECTQCGKSFIQSYKLIAHQKIHSGEKPYECSHCGKSFSQSYKLVAHQRTHTGEKPFECNYCGKSFSWSSQLVSHQRTHTGEKPYECGECGKSFNRSSHLVMHQRTHTGEKPYQCKQCGKSFSQSYVLVVHQRTHTGEKPYECSQCGKTFRQSSCFTQHQRTHTGEKPYECNQCGKTFSLSARLIVHQRTHTGEKPYKCSQCGKAFISSSKRSRHQATHSEESCKS
- the Znf180 gene encoding zinc finger protein 180 isoform X1, with the protein product MDQQDDESLESRQACVENFVLPQEMIIEVEGEDAGSLDIVSQESTDFKIVTVDLTEEEQSTWPNAQRTPERSVILEGHGDLWGEYLARSKEEVSTDAFLSHEEALPAVHGEEETTPKQTVSDEETSHGVKMGGLAREDPWLSSCEEVPAPKEQLKKQQEKQEEEAFTQGRADTPGMVYRPDDLDRSCLSSSRLSSPMIPHRNHFHKQASHVKKLHGDAVANNHQKMSDTIDLSKDDKCGNVPQSIHLTQFTRTPKGDKSYELNGRVQSFGRGTPLNVHDKVRIEGKTFGFKGHGQVLNHNISLSEQPRILVKEGQYKCSKTAPGPSLPQNMRNYSEEKRFECKYCGKSFSWSSHLIAHQRTHTGEKPYKCNLCGKFFTRSSHVVSHQRIHTGEKPYRCNLCGKSFTQRYVLVVHQRTHTGERPYECNQCGKSFRQSYKLIAHQRTHTGEKPYECTQCGKSFIQSYKLIAHQKIHSGEKPYECSHCGKSFSQSYKLVAHQRTHTGEKPFECNYCGKSFSWSSQLVSHQRTHTGEKPYECGECGKSFNRSSHLVMHQRTHTGEKPYQCKQCGKSFSQSYVLVVHQRTHTGEKPYECSQCGKTFRQSSCFTQHQRTHTGEKPYECNQCGKTFSLSARLIVHQRTHTGEKPYKCSQCGKAFISSSKRSRHQATHSEESCKS
- the Znf180 gene encoding zinc finger protein 180 isoform X3, with protein sequence MIIEVEGEDAGSLDIVSQESTDFKIVTVDLTEEEQSTWPNAQRTPERSVILEGHGDLWGEYLARSKEEVSTDAFLSHEEALPAVHGEEETTPKQTVSDEETSHGVKMGGLAREDPWLSSCEEVPAPKEQLKKQQEKQEEEAFTQGRADTPGMVYRPDDLDRSCLSSSRLSSPMIPHRNHFHKQASHVKKLHGDAVANNHQKMSDTIDLSKDDKCGNVPQSIHLTQFTRTPKGDKSYELNGRVQSFGRGTPLNVHDKVRIEGKTFGFKGHGQVLNHNISLSEQPRILVKEGQYKCSKTAPGPSLPQNMRNYSEEKRFECKYCGKSFSWSSHLIAHQRTHTGEKPYKCNLCGKFFTRSSHVVSHQRIHTGEKPYRCNLCGKSFTQRYVLVVHQRTHTGERPYECNQCGKSFRQSYKLIAHQRTHTGEKPYECTQCGKSFIQSYKLIAHQKIHSGEKPYECSHCGKSFSQSYKLVAHQRTHTGEKPFECNYCGKSFSWSSQLVSHQRTHTGEKPYECGECGKSFNRSSHLVMHQRTHTGEKPYQCKQCGKSFSQSYVLVVHQRTHTGEKPYECSQCGKTFRQSSCFTQHQRTHTGEKPYECNQCGKTFSLSARLIVHQRTHTGEKPYKCSQCGKAFISSSKRSRHQATHSEESCKS